A single region of the Leptodactylus fuscus isolate aLepFus1 chromosome 5, aLepFus1.hap2, whole genome shotgun sequence genome encodes:
- the CNOT2 gene encoding CCR4-NOT transcription complex subunit 2: MFGASRKKFVEGVESDYHDENMYYSQSSMFPHRSEKDMLASPSPSASGQLSQFGASLYGQQSALGLPMRGMSNNTPQLNRSLSQGTQLPNHVTPTTGVPTMSLHTPPSPSRGILPMNPRNMMNHSQVGQGIGIPSRTNNMSSSGLGSPNRSSPSIICMPKQPSSRQPFTVNSMSGFGMNRNQAFGLNNSLSSNIFNGTDGSENVTGLDLSDFPALADRNRREGSGNPTPLINPLAGRAPYVGMVTKPASEQSQDFSIHNEDFPALPGSSYKDPTSSNDDNKSNLNTTGKTASSTDGPKFPGDKSSTTQNNNQQKKGIQVLPDGRVTNIPQGMVTDQFGMIGLLTFIRAAETDPGMVHLALGSDLTTLGLNLNSPENLYPKFASPWASSPCRPQDIDFHVPSEYLTNIHIRDKLAAIKLGRYGEDLLFYLYYMNGGDVLQLLAAVELFNRDWRYHKEERVWITRAPGMEPTMKTNTYERGTYYFFDCLNWRKVAKEFHLEYDKLEERPHLPSTFNYNPAQQAF, encoded by the exons ATGTTTGGTGCTTCAAGAAAGAAGTTTGTAGAAGGGGTCGAAAGTGACTACCATGATGAGAATATGTATTATAGCCAGTCCTCGATGTTTCCACATCGGTCGGAGAAAGAT aTGTTGGCATCCCCATCACCATCTGCATCGGGTCAGCTGTCCCAATTTGGGGCTAGTTTATATGGGCAACAAA GTGCACTAGGCCTTCCTATGAGGGGGATGAGCAACAATACTCCTCAGTTAAACCGCAGCTTATCACAAGGCACTCAATTACCAAACCATGTAACGCCGACAACAGGGGTACCAACAATGTCACTTCATACGCCACCATCGCCAAGCAG GGGTATCTTGCCGATGAATCCCAGGAATATGATGAACCACTCCCAGGTTGGTCAGGGCATTGGAATTCCCAGCAGGACAAATAACATGAGCAGTTCAGGTTTAGGTAGTCCAAACAGAAGCTCGCCCAGCATAATATGTATGCCAAAGCAGCCATCATCCCGGCAACCTTTTACTGTGAACAG CATGTCTGGTTTTGGTATGAACAGAAATCAAGCATTTGGTTTGAACAATTCATTATCGAGTAATATTTTTAATGGAACAG ACGGAAGTGAAAATGTGACAGGTTTGGACCTTTCAGATTTCCCTGCGTTAGCGGATAGAAATCGAAGGGAAGGAAGTGGCAACCCTACTCCGTTAATAAACCCTTTGGCTGGAAGGGCTCCTTATG TCGGTATGGTGACAAAACCAGCAAGTGAGCAGTCCCAGGACTTCTCAATACACAACGAGGACTTCCCTGCATTACCAGGCTCCAGCTATAAAGATCCAACATCGAGCAATGATGACAATAAATCT AATTTAAATACAACAGGAAAGACTGCCTCAAGTACGGACGGACCCAAATTTCCAGGAGACAAAAGTTCCACAACACAAAATAATAACCAGCAGAAAAAAGGGATCCAGGTTTTACCTGatg GCCGAGTTACCAACATTCCTCAAGGCATGGTGACAGACCAGTTTGGCATGATTGGCCTGTTAACATTCATCAGGGCAGCTGAGACAGATCCAGGGATGGTACATCTTGCATTAGGAAGTGACTTGACAACACTAGGCCTCAATCTAAACTCTCCAGA AAATCTTTATCCGAAATTTGCATCACCGTGGGCATCCTCACCCTGTCGACCACAAGATATTG ATTTCCATGTCCCTTCCGAATACTTAACGAACATTCACATTAGGGATAAG CTGGCTGCAATAAAACTTGGCCGATACGGAGAAGATCTCCTTTTCTATCTTTATTACATGAATGGTGGGGATGTATTACAGCTTTTAGCGGCAGTAGAGCT TTTCAATAGAGACTGGAGATACCACAAAGAAGAGCGGGTATGGATAACCAGGGCGCCTGGAATGGAACCAACTATGAAAACCAACACCTATGAGAGGGGAACATACTATTTCTTTGACTGTCTTAACTGGAGGAAAGTTGCAAAG GAGTTCCATTTGGAATATGACAAGCTAGAAGAAAGGCCTCATCTGCCATCCACGTTCAATTACAATCCTGCTCAGCAAGCCTTCTAA